One Campylobacter concisus DNA window includes the following coding sequences:
- the rplO gene encoding 50S ribosomal protein L15: MALEKLTPAVGSTHASKRIGRGQGSGNGKTAGKGNKGQRARKGYNEKRGFEGGQQPLQRRLPKVGFASKFEKPYVINVEKIAAIKELAEISIATIASVHKISKSVTKIKLIGASAKALASKIKDENVSVSGTK; this comes from the coding sequence ATGGCATTAGAAAAATTAACACCTGCAGTAGGTTCAACACACGCATCTAAAAGAATAGGTCGTGGTCAAGGCAGTGGCAATGGCAAAACTGCTGGCAAAGGCAATAAAGGTCAAAGAGCAAGAAAAGGCTACAATGAAAAAAGAGGTTTTGAGGGCGGACAACAACCACTTCAAAGACGTCTTCCAAAAGTAGGCTTTGCATCTAAATTTGAAAAACCTTATGTTATCAATGTTGAAAAGATCGCAGCCATAAAAGAGCTTGCGGAAATTTCAATCGCAACAATAGCTAGCGTTCATAAAATTTCAAAGAGCGTTACTAAGATAAAACTAATCGGTGCAAGCGCAAAAGCTCTTGCTTCAAAGATCAAAGACGAGAACGTTAGCGTTAGCGGAACAAAATAA
- the rpsE gene encoding 30S ribosomal protein S5: MEKYNREEFEEVIVDIGRVTKVVKGGRRFRFTALVVVGNRNGLVGFGYGKAKEVPDAMRKAIDDAFKNIIHVKIKGTTIPHDVEVKYNASRMLLRPASEGTGVIAGGSARPIIELAGIKDILTKSLGSNNSANVVRATIKALSLLKS, encoded by the coding sequence ATGGAAAAATATAATAGAGAAGAATTTGAAGAAGTAATCGTCGATATCGGTCGGGTTACAAAGGTTGTTAAAGGTGGTCGTAGATTTAGATTTACAGCTTTAGTTGTTGTTGGTAATAGAAATGGCCTAGTTGGCTTTGGATATGGCAAAGCCAAAGAGGTGCCAGATGCGATGAGAAAAGCGATTGACGACGCATTTAAAAATATTATCCACGTTAAGATCAAGGGCACAACTATCCCTCACGATGTAGAGGTAAAATATAACGCAAGTAGAATGTTACTTCGCCCAGCTAGCGAGGGTACTGGTGTTATCGCTGGTGGTAGTGCACGTCCTATTATCGAGCTTGCAGGTATTAAGGATATCCTTACTAAATCACTTGGCTCAAACAACTCAGCAAACGTCGTTCGTGCTACTATAAAAGCACTTAGTTTGCTAAAAAGCTAA
- the rplR gene encoding 50S ribosomal protein L18 translates to MTAKVLKRKIALRIKRKRRIRGKISGVATCPRVSIFKSNRTLYVQAIDDVTATTLAAVDGRKIGIKANKEGAVTLAKEFAKALKAKKIDVAIFDRNGYLYHGVIAAFAEALRENGIKL, encoded by the coding sequence ATGACAGCAAAAGTACTAAAAAGAAAAATCGCTCTTAGAATTAAGAGAAAAAGAAGAATCAGAGGTAAAATTTCTGGTGTTGCAACTTGCCCAAGAGTTTCTATTTTCAAATCAAACAGGACTCTTTATGTTCAAGCAATTGACGACGTTACAGCTACTACACTAGCTGCAGTTGATGGTAGAAAAATAGGCATAAAAGCAAACAAAGAAGGTGCGGTCACTTTAGCTAAAGAATTTGCTAAGGCTTTAAAAGCTAAGAAGATAGATGTTGCGATTTTTGATAGAAATGGTTATTTATACCATGGTGTTATTGCAGCATTTGCTGAAGCTTTAAGAGAAAATGGCATCAAGCTATAA
- the rplF gene encoding 50S ribosomal protein L6, which produces MSRIGKQPIAIPSGVDVSVENNVLKFKKGNHLKELDTKGHVDVKVENGHIVFAPKGEDRQSRAYWGTYRALANNIVTGITHGFTRQLEINGVGYKAAAKGKILELSLGFSHLINYELPAGVEASVDKNVITIKGDDKQVVGQVAAQVRGFRPPEPYKGKGVKYLEERIIRKAGKTSKK; this is translated from the coding sequence ATGTCACGTATTGGAAAACAGCCTATCGCTATCCCAAGTGGTGTAGATGTTAGCGTTGAAAATAATGTCCTAAAATTTAAAAAGGGCAATCACTTAAAAGAGCTTGACACAAAAGGTCACGTTGATGTCAAGGTAGAAAATGGTCATATAGTTTTTGCTCCAAAGGGCGAAGATCGCCAAAGCAGAGCTTACTGGGGAACATATAGAGCACTTGCTAACAACATCGTAACTGGTATCACTCATGGCTTTACTCGCCAGCTTGAGATCAACGGCGTTGGTTACAAAGCAGCTGCAAAAGGTAAAATTTTAGAGCTTTCTCTTGGTTTTTCACACCTTATCAACTATGAGCTACCAGCAGGCGTTGAAGCTAGCGTTGATAAAAACGTTATTACTATCAAAGGCGACGACAAACAAGTAGTAGGTCAAGTGGCTGCTCAAGTTAGAGGATTTAGACCACCTGAGCCATATAAAGGCAAAGGCGTAAAATATCTAGAAGAACGTATCATCCGCAAAGCGGGCAAGACATCTAAGAAGTAA
- the rpsH gene encoding 30S ribosomal protein S8, which produces MLNDLISDGLTRIRNASMRRLETAKLLHSKVVEATLSILAAKGYVESYNVIEEGNKKFINVVLKYDEYGRSVINELKRVSKPGRRVYQGKDDIKRFKNGYGTVIVSTSKGVMSGIEASKAGVGGEVLCTVW; this is translated from the coding sequence ATGTTGAACGATTTAATATCAGATGGATTAACACGCATTAGAAATGCAAGTATGAGAAGACTTGAGACTGCGAAATTGCTTCATTCTAAGGTTGTTGAGGCTACTCTTTCTATCCTTGCAGCAAAAGGCTATGTAGAGAGCTACAACGTTATCGAAGAAGGTAACAAGAAATTTATAAACGTAGTTTTAAAGTATGATGAGTACGGCAGAAGCGTTATAAACGAGCTTAAAAGGGTTTCAAAACCTGGTCGCCGTGTTTATCAAGGTAAAGACGACATTAAGCGTTTTAAAAATGGTTACGGAACAGTTATCGTTAGTACAAGCAAAGGCGTTATGAGCGGTATTGAGGCAAGTAAAGCTGGCGTTGGCGGCGAGGTTCTTTGCACCGTTTGGTAA
- a CDS encoding type Z 30S ribosomal protein S14: protein MAKKSMIAKAARKPKFAVRGYTRCQICGRPHSVYKDFGICRVCLRKMANEGLIPGLKKASW from the coding sequence ATGGCAAAGAAATCAATGATAGCAAAAGCTGCACGCAAGCCAAAATTTGCGGTTCGCGGCTATACTAGATGCCAAATTTGCGGTCGTCCGCACTCTGTTTATAAAGATTTTGGAATTTGCCGTGTTTGCCTAAGAAAAATGGCTAACGAAGGCCTAATACCTGGTCTTAAAAAAGCAAGTTGGTAA
- the rplE gene encoding 50S ribosomal protein L5, which yields MSRLKDKFNETIKPALVKEFDIKNPMLIPALEKIVISVGAGDSAKDQKVLQNMADTISLIAGQKAVITDAKKSVAGFKVREGFPVGIKVTLRKEQMYAFLDKLISVALPRVKDFRGLPKNGFDGRGNYNFGLSEQLMFPEVEYDKILRTHGMNITIATTAKNDKEAFKLLELFGVPFAKGK from the coding sequence ATGAGTAGATTAAAAGATAAATTTAACGAAACTATCAAGCCAGCTCTCGTAAAAGAATTTGACATCAAAAATCCAATGCTCATCCCTGCACTCGAGAAGATCGTGATCAGTGTAGGTGCTGGAGACTCTGCGAAAGATCAGAAAGTGCTTCAAAATATGGCTGATACCATTTCACTTATCGCTGGACAAAAAGCGGTTATCACTGATGCTAAAAAATCAGTTGCTGGCTTTAAAGTTCGCGAAGGTTTCCCTGTTGGTATCAAAGTAACTTTGAGAAAAGAGCAAATGTATGCTTTCTTAGATAAGCTAATTAGCGTTGCTCTTCCAAGAGTTAAAGACTTCCGCGGTCTTCCAAAAAATGGCTTTGATGGACGTGGAAACTATAACTTCGGTCTTAGCGAGCAGCTAATGTTTCCAGAGGTTGAGTATGATAAAATTTTACGAACTCATGGTATGAATATTACGATTGCTACTACGGCTAAAAACGATAAAGAGGCATTCAAATTGCTAGAGCTATTTGGTGTGCCGTTTGCAAAAGGAAAGTAA
- the rplX gene encoding 50S ribosomal protein L24 codes for MANVKFKVKKGDTVKIIAGDDKGKTGKILAVLAKKGQVIVEGCKVAKKAIKPSEKTPNGGHVNKEMPIDISNVAKVEG; via the coding sequence ATGGCTAATGTAAAATTTAAAGTCAAAAAAGGCGATACTGTAAAGATCATCGCTGGTGACGATAAAGGCAAAACTGGTAAAATTTTAGCAGTTCTTGCAAAAAAAGGTCAGGTTATAGTTGAGGGATGCAAAGTAGCTAAAAAAGCTATCAAACCAAGCGAAAAAACTCCAAATGGTGGTCACGTAAATAAAGAGATGCCAATTGACATATCAAACGTCGCGAAAGTTGAAGGATAA
- the rplN gene encoding 50S ribosomal protein L14 — MIQSFTRLAVADNSGAKELMCIKVLGGSKRRYATLGDIIVCSVKKALPNGKIKKGQVVKAVVVRTKREVQRDNGSLIRFDENAAVILDSKKEPVGTRIFGPVGREVRYANFMKIVSLAPEVL; from the coding sequence ATGATTCAAAGTTTTACAAGACTTGCAGTTGCTGATAACAGTGGCGCAAAAGAGTTAATGTGTATAAAAGTTCTTGGTGGCAGCAAAAGAAGATACGCTACACTTGGCGATATCATAGTTTGCTCTGTTAAAAAAGCTCTTCCAAATGGTAAGATCAAAAAAGGACAGGTTGTAAAAGCTGTTGTTGTAAGAACTAAAAGAGAGGTTCAAAGAGATAATGGTTCGCTAATCCGCTTCGACGAGAACGCAGCTGTTATACTTGATAGCAAAAAAGAGCCAGTCGGCACTCGTATTTTTGGACCAGTTGGACGTGAAGTTAGATATGCTAACTTTATGAAGATTGTTTCGCTAGCTCCGGAGGTTTTATAA
- the rpsQ gene encoding 30S ribosomal protein S17, giving the protein MALKREIQGVVLQKAGDKTATILVERRVMHPRYHKFVKRFKKYLVHDEKNETRAGDTVVAVECRPLSARKNFRLKAVLAKGVE; this is encoded by the coding sequence ATGGCATTAAAAAGAGAAATTCAAGGTGTTGTTTTACAAAAAGCTGGAGATAAGACAGCTACTATTTTGGTAGAAAGACGCGTTATGCACCCAAGATACCATAAATTTGTAAAACGCTTTAAAAAGTATTTAGTTCATGATGAGAAAAATGAGACAAGAGCAGGCGATACAGTTGTTGCAGTTGAGTGCAGGCCACTTTCAGCTCGCAAGAATTTTCGCTTAAAAGCTGTATTAGCAAAGGGAGTTGAGTAA
- the rpmC gene encoding 50S ribosomal protein L29: MKYTELKDKSVAELNALLKEKKVLLFTLRQKLKTMQLSNPNEISAVRKEIAQINTAISATRQGA; encoded by the coding sequence ATGAAATATACTGAGTTAAAAGATAAGAGCGTTGCAGAATTAAACGCGTTGCTAAAAGAGAAAAAGGTGCTTTTATTTACATTGAGACAAAAGCTAAAAACTATGCAGTTAAGCAACCCTAATGAGATTAGTGCTGTTCGCAAAGAGATAGCTCAGATCAACACTGCAATTAGTGCAACAAGACAAGGGGCGTAA
- the rplP gene encoding 50S ribosomal protein L16 has translation MLMPKRTKFRKQMKGRNRGYATRGASLATGEFALKAVEAGRVNSRQIEAARQALTRHVKRQAKIWIRVFPDKPLTKKPLQTRMGKGKAGVEEWVMNIKPGRIIFEMAGVDEELAREALTLALHKLPFKSKFVTRESENEIY, from the coding sequence ATGTTGATGCCTAAAAGAACGAAATTTCGTAAGCAAATGAAAGGTCGCAACCGTGGTTATGCGACTCGTGGAGCATCTTTAGCAACTGGTGAATTTGCACTTAAAGCTGTTGAGGCTGGTAGAGTAAATTCACGCCAAATAGAAGCTGCTCGTCAAGCTCTAACTCGTCACGTAAAGAGACAGGCTAAAATTTGGATTAGGGTTTTCCCTGATAAGCCACTTACTAAAAAACCTCTACAAACTCGTATGGGTAAAGGTAAGGCAGGAGTTGAAGAGTGGGTTATGAACATTAAACCTGGTCGTATAATATTTGAAATGGCTGGTGTTGACGAAGAGTTAGCTCGTGAAGCTTTAACTTTGGCTCTACACAAACTTCCTTTCAAATCAAAATTTGTAACGCGAGAGAGTGAAAATGAAATATACTGA
- the rpsC gene encoding 30S ribosomal protein S3: MGQKVNPIGLRLGINRNWESRWFPTKQSLPENIGEDYKIRAFLKKKLYYAGISQILIERTAKKLRVTVVAARPGIIIGKKGQDVENLKNEVSKLIGKEVNVNIKEERKAQASAQLAAENVAMQLEKRVAFRRAMKKVIQGAQKSGAKGIKISVAGRLGGAEMARTEWYLEGRVPLHTLRAKIDYGVAEAHTTYGNIGIKVWIFKGEVLQKGVQPEKTEEEAPKKTRRARRGK, encoded by the coding sequence ATGGGACAAAAAGTAAATCCAATAGGTCTTAGACTAGGAATTAACCGCAACTGGGAATCTAGATGGTTTCCAACCAAACAAAGTCTTCCTGAAAATATCGGTGAAGATTACAAAATTCGTGCATTTTTAAAGAAAAAACTTTACTATGCAGGAATTAGCCAAATTCTAATCGAAAGAACGGCTAAAAAACTTCGTGTAACCGTAGTTGCAGCTCGTCCTGGTATCATCATTGGCAAAAAAGGTCAAGATGTTGAAAACCTAAAGAACGAAGTTAGCAAACTTATCGGTAAAGAAGTAAATGTAAATATCAAAGAAGAAAGAAAAGCTCAAGCTTCAGCTCAACTTGCTGCTGAAAACGTAGCTATGCAACTTGAAAAGCGTGTCGCATTTAGACGTGCTATGAAAAAAGTTATCCAAGGTGCTCAAAAATCAGGCGCTAAAGGTATCAAAATTTCAGTTGCTGGTCGTTTAGGTGGCGCTGAGATGGCAAGAACCGAGTGGTATCTAGAAGGTCGCGTTCCGCTTCATACTCTTAGAGCGAAGATCGATTACGGTGTAGCTGAGGCTCATACAACTTATGGAAACATAGGTATTAAAGTATGGATTTTTAAAGGTGAGGTTCTTCAAAAAGGTGTTCAACCTGAGAAAACTGAAGAAGAGGCACCTAAGAAAACACGTAGAGCAAGAAGAGGTAAATAA
- the rplV gene encoding 50S ribosomal protein L22 produces MSKAIIKFVRLSPTKARLIAREVQGMNAELALASLQFMPNRGAKFIANAISSAVANGGFEPEEVVVTSCRVDAGPVLKRFRPRARGTASKIRKPTSHVMVEVSKPEKKEA; encoded by the coding sequence ATGAGTAAAGCAATTATAAAATTCGTAAGACTTTCTCCTACAAAAGCAAGACTTATAGCAAGAGAAGTTCAAGGTATGAATGCCGAGCTAGCACTTGCAAGCTTGCAATTTATGCCAAATCGTGGTGCTAAATTTATAGCAAACGCTATTAGCTCAGCAGTAGCAAATGGCGGATTTGAGCCAGAAGAGGTTGTAGTAACTAGTTGCCGCGTTGACGCTGGTCCTGTATTAAAGAGATTTAGACCAAGAGCAAGAGGAACAGCGAGCAAAATTCGCAAACCTACTTCTCATGTAATGGTAGAAGTATCTAAACCTGAAAAGAAGGAAGCATAA
- the rpsS gene encoding 30S ribosomal protein S19: MARSLKKGPFVDDHVMKKVIAAKNANDNKPIKTWSRRSTIVPEMIGLTFNVHNGKSFIPVYVTENHIGYKLGEFAPTRTFKGHKGSVQKKIGK; the protein is encoded by the coding sequence ATGGCAAGATCACTCAAAAAAGGTCCTTTCGTAGATGATCATGTAATGAAAAAAGTTATTGCCGCAAAAAATGCAAACGATAACAAACCAATCAAGACTTGGTCAAGACGTAGCACGATTGTACCTGAAATGATTGGACTAACATTTAACGTTCATAATGGCAAGAGCTTTATTCCTGTATATGTTACAGAAAATCATATAGGCTATAAACTTGGCGAATTTGCTCCAACACGCACATTTAAGGGTCACAAAGGCTCAGTGCAAAAGAAAATCGGCAAGTAA
- the rplB gene encoding 50S ribosomal protein L2, whose product MAIKSYKPYTPSRRYMTGLSSEDITAKPSVRSLLVKLPATGGRNNNGRITSRHKEAGAKKLYRIIDFKRRKFGIEGKVEAIEYDPNRNCRIALIAYKDGEKRYIIRPNGLNVGDVIASIDEGSLDIKPGNAMKLRFIPVGTIVHNVELKPGKGAQIARSAGGYAQLMGKEEKYVILRMPSGEMRQVLAECMASIGVVGNEDWANITIGKAGRNRYRGIRPQTRGSAMNPVDHPHGGGEGKKNSGRHPVTPWGKPTKGAKTRRKKASDKLIISRRKGK is encoded by the coding sequence ATGGCTATAAAATCATATAAACCATATACACCTAGTCGTAGATATATGACTGGACTAAGCTCTGAAGATATAACAGCTAAACCAAGCGTTAGAAGCTTGCTTGTTAAACTACCTGCAACTGGCGGTAGAAACAATAATGGTCGTATAACTTCAAGACATAAAGAAGCAGGTGCAAAAAAACTTTATCGTATCATCGACTTCAAACGTCGCAAATTTGGTATAGAGGGTAAAGTTGAAGCGATCGAGTATGATCCAAACAGAAACTGCCGTATCGCTCTTATAGCTTACAAAGATGGCGAAAAACGCTATATCATTAGACCAAATGGCCTAAATGTTGGCGACGTTATCGCATCTATCGATGAGGGCTCACTAGATATTAAACCAGGTAACGCTATGAAATTAAGATTTATACCAGTTGGTACTATCGTTCATAACGTAGAGCTAAAACCTGGTAAAGGCGCTCAGATAGCTCGTTCAGCTGGTGGTTATGCTCAGCTAATGGGTAAAGAAGAGAAGTATGTTATCTTAAGAATGCCAAGTGGCGAGATGAGACAAGTACTAGCTGAGTGTATGGCAAGTATTGGTGTAGTTGGTAACGAAGACTGGGCTAACATCACTATAGGTAAAGCCGGACGTAATCGCTACCGCGGTATCCGCCCACAAACACGTGGTTCTGCTATGAACCCAGTTGATCACCCACACGGCGGTGGTGAAGGTAAGAAAAATTCAGGCCGTCACCCAGTTACTCCATGGGGTAAACCAACTAAAGGTGCTAAGACTCGCCGTAAAAAAGCTAGCGATAAGCTTATAATTTCAAGAAGGAAAGGAAAATAG
- a CDS encoding 50S ribosomal protein L23 — MADITDIKTIIYTEKTLGLQEQGVVVIQTSPRVTKNSLKAVLQEYFGVTPVRVNSLRISGKVKRFRGRAGQRDEIKKFYVKLPEGVSLENTEA; from the coding sequence ATGGCGGATATAACTGATATCAAAACAATTATTTATACAGAAAAAACTCTAGGCCTTCAAGAACAAGGCGTTGTTGTTATCCAAACTTCACCAAGAGTTACAAAAAACAGCTTAAAAGCGGTTTTACAAGAGTATTTTGGAGTAACGCCTGTTCGCGTAAATTCACTTAGAATTAGCGGCAAGGTTAAGCGTTTTAGAGGAAGAGCAGGCCAACGTGACGAGATAAAGAAATTCTACGTTAAGTTACCTGAAGGCGTAAGCCTAGAAAATACGGAGGCGTAA